From Deltaproteobacteria bacterium, the proteins below share one genomic window:
- the murI gene encoding glutamate racemase, protein MTKIGVFDSGVGGLTVVREIERLLPHHPIVYFGDTARTPYGSKSRETLIRYAREDTRFLLDQGADIVVVACHSAASAATHVLRSDFSVPVFEVITPSINEAVAMTKKGVIGLIGTRATITSGIYETEIGRLAPGARVLSQACPLLVPLVEEGWISARETRMIVSRYLRPLKGKGMDTLVLGCTHYPLLKRIIQEKVGRRVQIVDPSAEVARAVRDHIASNGIGDAGETGGAESRFFLSDLTPSTQRIVESFLGRKVDIERVMLPCHTGP, encoded by the coding sequence ATGACGAAGATCGGAGTCTTTGATTCGGGAGTCGGGGGGCTCACTGTGGTGCGTGAGATCGAAAGGCTCCTTCCGCACCATCCCATTGTCTATTTCGGAGACACGGCCCGGACCCCGTATGGGTCCAAGAGCCGGGAGACCCTCATCCGCTACGCCCGCGAGGACACCCGTTTCCTCCTGGACCAAGGGGCCGATATAGTGGTCGTCGCCTGTCACAGCGCAGCGAGCGCGGCCACCCATGTCCTGAGATCGGACTTCTCCGTCCCAGTCTTTGAGGTCATCACCCCTTCCATAAACGAGGCGGTCGCCATGACGAAAAAGGGCGTGATAGGCCTCATCGGGACCCGGGCGACTATAACAAGCGGCATCTACGAGACCGAGATCGGGCGACTTGCTCCGGGAGCCAGGGTCCTCAGCCAGGCCTGCCCCCTCCTTGTGCCCCTCGTGGAGGAGGGGTGGATCTCCGCCCGCGAGACCCGCATGATCGTCTCTCGATATCTCCGGCCCCTCAAGGGCAAAGGGATGGACACCCTCGTCCTCGGCTGCACCCATTATCCCCTTCTCAAACGGATCATCCAGGAAAAGGTCGGAAGGCGGGTGCAAATCGTCGACCCGTCCGCCGAGGTCGCACGCGCTGTACGGGATCACATCGCCTCGAATGGTATTGGGGATGCCGGCGAAACAGGGGGCGCAGAAAGCCGGTTCTTCCTGTCGGACCTCACGCCATCCACACAGCGGATAGTGGAGAGTTTCCTCGGCCGGAAGGTAGACATCGAACGGGTCA
- a CDS encoding Rne/Rng family ribonuclease, with protein sequence MAKTGKKKEPTLEHKIIVNMDDPEEVRVCLLEGGRLQAYQVESKTWLKTRGNIYKGRITNIEPGLQAVFVDIGRARNAYLPLEDIHPEYYGNPENGRKAPELLQKGQEVLVQIVKEESAMKGPAVTTYLSIAGRFLVIMPGTDQVGVSRKIEEEAERKRLKELLAELPRPEGVGLIVRTVSEGMTKKDVKQDLSYLLRLWQDLKKKAQKASTPSLLYTERDLVARFLRDYLTSDVTEIAIDDQDACEDVKAFLKIISPRHEVTVRCYDGLMPIFSYYGVEVQIEEIFRPRVELPSGGSIVIEPTEALVAIDVNSGKLIHEKEFEETAYNTNLEAAEEIARQLRLRDLAGIIVVDFIDMRHRANREGLERRMKELLKRDKARTEVSRVGPFGLLEIVRQKIGAPVQMVQHRTCPCCAGKGIVRTVESLAVTCLRALREWLAKEHGELRKVILEVQPAVAFHILNAKRAEIARIEGLREVKIHVEGNPGLGIEEFRITSASET encoded by the coding sequence ATGGCTAAAACCGGGAAAAAGAAGGAACCGACACTGGAACACAAGATCATCGTGAACATGGATGATCCGGAGGAGGTCCGGGTCTGTCTCCTCGAGGGCGGCCGCCTCCAGGCCTATCAGGTGGAGAGCAAGACCTGGCTCAAAACCCGGGGGAACATCTACAAGGGGCGGATAACGAACATCGAACCCGGTCTCCAGGCCGTATTCGTGGATATCGGGCGCGCCAGGAACGCCTACCTCCCCCTGGAGGACATCCATCCCGAATATTACGGAAACCCGGAGAACGGAAGAAAGGCCCCGGAACTCCTGCAGAAGGGCCAGGAGGTCCTCGTCCAGATCGTGAAGGAAGAGTCGGCCATGAAGGGCCCGGCGGTCACGACATACCTCTCCATTGCCGGCCGGTTCCTCGTCATCATGCCAGGGACGGATCAGGTCGGGGTATCTCGCAAGATCGAGGAAGAGGCGGAGAGGAAACGCCTTAAGGAACTCCTTGCCGAACTCCCCCGGCCTGAAGGCGTTGGCCTCATCGTCCGGACGGTCTCCGAGGGGATGACGAAAAAGGACGTGAAGCAGGACCTCTCCTATCTCCTCCGGCTCTGGCAGGACCTCAAGAAAAAGGCGCAGAAGGCCTCCACACCATCTCTCCTCTATACAGAACGGGATCTGGTCGCCCGTTTTCTGCGGGATTACCTCACGTCCGACGTGACCGAAATCGCCATAGACGACCAGGATGCCTGCGAGGATGTGAAGGCCTTTTTGAAGATCATCTCCCCTAGGCATGAGGTGACCGTCCGGTGTTACGACGGATTGATGCCCATCTTTTCCTACTACGGGGTCGAGGTCCAGATCGAGGAGATCTTCCGGCCTCGGGTGGAGCTCCCATCCGGAGGGTCCATTGTCATAGAGCCTACTGAGGCCCTCGTGGCCATTGATGTCAACTCGGGGAAGCTCATCCACGAGAAGGAGTTCGAGGAGACTGCCTATAACACGAATCTCGAGGCAGCTGAAGAGATTGCTCGCCAGCTCCGCCTTCGTGATCTGGCCGGTATCATCGTGGTGGATTTCATCGACATGCGGCACAGGGCCAACCGTGAAGGCCTGGAAAGGCGCATGAAAGAGCTTTTGAAACGGGACAAGGCCCGCACCGAGGTCTCGCGTGTGGGTCCATTCGGGCTTCTTGAGATCGTTCGACAGAAGATAGGCGCCCCGGTCCAGATGGTCCAGCACAGGACGTGTCCATGTTGCGCAGGAAAGGGGATCGTGCGCACAGTGGAAAGTCTTGCCGTCACCTGCCTGAGGGCACTCAGGGAGTGGCTCGCCAAAGAGCATGGGGAGTTGAGGAAGGTGATCCTCGAGGTCCAGCCTGCAGTGGCCTTTCACATCCTGAACGCAAAGAGGGCCGAGATCGCAAGGATCGAAGGCCTGCGGGAGGTGAAGATCCATGTCGAGGGGAACCCGGGACTCGGCATAGAAGAGTTCAGGATTACCAGCGCGAGCGAGACCTGA
- a CDS encoding radical SAM protein yields the protein MGAKTPIPPSFRPAYLSLLEDGVLDARASDAVRHLESCDLCARYCRVNRIEQPERAFCKTGRRAVVESYGPHFGEEDPLRGWNGSGTIFFSRCNLRCVFCQNWPVSQGGEGREVDAEELASVMLAIQGMGCHNVNLVSPSHVVAQIIEAVAIAARNGLRLPLVYNTGGYDSPEALALLDGIVDIYMPDMKYGDAEIARRLSKVLDYPRINRMAVKEMHRQVGDLVLDENGIALRGLLVRHLVLPGRLAGSEEVLGFIASEISLETYLNIMDQYHPDYIADKYPPLDRRITEDEFRSVLDMAERFGLRRLDRRHTRFF from the coding sequence ATGGGCGCGAAGACACCGATTCCCCCTTCATTCCGGCCCGCCTATCTCTCTCTCCTTGAGGACGGCGTTCTGGATGCAAGGGCCTCGGACGCAGTAAGGCACCTGGAATCCTGTGATCTTTGCGCGCGGTACTGCCGGGTGAACCGTATCGAGCAGCCGGAGAGGGCCTTTTGCAAGACAGGAAGACGGGCTGTAGTGGAGAGCTACGGCCCCCATTTCGGGGAAGAGGACCCCCTTCGCGGATGGAACGGCTCCGGGACCATCTTTTTCTCCCGATGCAACCTTCGGTGCGTCTTTTGTCAGAACTGGCCTGTGAGCCAGGGGGGCGAGGGAAGAGAGGTTGATGCGGAGGAGCTTGCATCCGTCATGCTCGCGATCCAGGGGATGGGATGCCACAACGTGAACCTGGTCTCTCCGAGCCATGTAGTGGCGCAGATCATCGAGGCGGTTGCCATCGCAGCGAGAAACGGCCTTAGGCTTCCCCTTGTTTACAACACAGGTGGATACGACAGCCCAGAGGCCCTTGCCCTTTTGGACGGAATCGTCGACATCTACATGCCTGATATGAAGTACGGAGACGCAGAGATCGCCCGTAGGCTTTCAAAGGTCCTGGACTATCCCCGTATCAATCGAATGGCAGTGAAAGAGATGCACCGGCAGGTAGGAGATCTGGTCCTCGATGAGAACGGGATCGCGCTTCGGGGTCTTCTCGTGCGCCATCTCGTCCTTCCGGGAAGATTGGCTGGATCGGAGGAGGTCCTTGGATTCATTGCCAGCGAGATCTCGCTGGAGACGTATCTGAACATCATGGATCAGTACCATCCCGATTATATCGCAGACAAATATCCTCCTCTCGACAGAAGGATCACTGAGGACGAATTTCGCTCTGTCCTCGACATGGCCGAGAGGTTCGGCCTCCGGAGGTTGGACAGGCGGCACACGAGGTTCTTTTAG
- the glnA gene encoding type I glutamate--ammonia ligase, whose protein sequence is MATKKEVLKMAQERGVKMVDLRFIDLPGIWQHFSVPIEELEESSFEDGFGLDGSSIRGWQPIHASDMLVIPDPTTAQIDPFFEEPTLVLIGDIVDPITKEPYSRDPRYIAKKAEAYLKSTGIGDTAYFGPEAEFFIFDDVRYSSKTNGSFYQVDSIEAIWNSDREECPNQGYKIRHKEGYYPAPPTDKYQDMRTEMVLTLKKLGIHVECQHHEVATAGQAEIDMRFRPLVQMGDQLMWFKYVLKNVAYRHGSTVTFMPKPLFGDNGSGMHTHISIWKDGKPTFAGDKYAGLSDNALYAIGGILRHGKSLCAICNPTTNSYKRLVPGYEAPVNLAYSSRNRSASIRIPMYSASPKAKRLEYRTPDPSCNGYLAFAAILMAVLDGIQNKIDPGEPMDKNIYDLPPEELALIPTAPGSLEEALAALKADHEYLLKGDVFTPDVIETWIEYKTKHEADQVRMRPHPHEFFLYYDI, encoded by the coding sequence ATGGCAACCAAGAAGGAAGTTCTCAAAATGGCGCAGGAACGGGGCGTCAAGATGGTGGATCTCCGCTTTATCGATCTCCCCGGCATCTGGCAGCACTTTTCCGTCCCTATCGAGGAACTCGAGGAGTCCAGCTTCGAGGACGGCTTCGGACTCGACGGCTCGAGCATCCGCGGCTGGCAGCCCATACACGCAAGCGACATGCTCGTGATCCCGGATCCCACCACCGCCCAGATCGACCCGTTCTTCGAAGAGCCCACCCTCGTACTCATCGGAGACATCGTTGACCCCATCACCAAGGAGCCCTACTCCAGGGATCCCCGCTACATCGCCAAGAAGGCTGAGGCATACCTCAAGAGCACCGGTATCGGGGACACGGCCTATTTCGGCCCTGAGGCCGAATTCTTTATCTTCGATGACGTACGCTACAGCTCTAAGACCAACGGGAGCTTCTACCAGGTGGACTCCATCGAGGCCATCTGGAACTCGGATCGTGAAGAGTGCCCCAACCAGGGCTACAAGATCCGCCACAAGGAAGGCTACTATCCCGCTCCGCCAACCGACAAGTACCAGGACATGCGGACCGAGATGGTCCTCACCCTGAAGAAGCTCGGGATCCACGTAGAGTGCCAGCACCACGAGGTGGCGACCGCAGGCCAGGCCGAGATCGATATGCGCTTCAGGCCCCTTGTTCAGATGGGTGACCAGCTCATGTGGTTCAAGTACGTTCTCAAAAACGTGGCCTATCGCCACGGAAGCACGGTGACCTTCATGCCTAAACCCCTCTTCGGAGACAACGGCTCCGGTATGCACACCCACATCAGCATCTGGAAGGACGGAAAGCCCACCTTTGCAGGCGACAAATACGCAGGGCTCTCCGACAACGCCCTCTACGCCATCGGTGGAATACTCAGGCACGGCAAGTCCCTCTGCGCCATCTGCAACCCCACCACCAACTCCTACAAGAGGCTCGTCCCTGGCTACGAGGCCCCAGTGAATCTCGCATACTCGAGCCGCAATCGGAGCGCGTCCATCCGTATCCCCATGTACTCAGCATCTCCCAAGGCGAAACGTCTCGAATACCGGACCCCGGATCCTTCCTGCAACGGCTACCTCGCCTTCGCAGCCATCCTGATGGCGGTCCTGGACGGCATACAGAACAAGATCGATCCGGGCGAGCCCATGGACAAGAACATCTACGATCTCCCGCCTGAGGAACTGGCCCTGATCCCGACTGCACCTGGCTCACTTGAGGAGGCCCTCGCAGCCCTAAAGGCCGACCACGAATACCTCCTCAAGGGAGACGTCTTCACCCCGGACGTCATCGAGACATGGATCGAATACAAGACCAAACATGAGGCGGATCAGGTCCGGATGCGGCCCCATCCCCACGAGTTCTTCCTGTATTACGACATTTAA